In Paracoccus sp. TOH, a single window of DNA contains:
- a CDS encoding thiamine diphosphokinase, with translation MRLASARPVTLIGGAPAVARADLQQALRLAPVVAAADSGADTALSHGLMPAAVWGDFDSISARARAEIPAENQHPIAEQDSTDFEKCLARLDTPFVIALGFSGARHDHFLSALGVLARRIGPPCLLIAGEDVITLAPPRLTLDLAPGTRVSLFPMGPASGRSTGLKWPIDGLAFAPTGRSGTSNEATGPVTLECEGPMLLILPRSELPALAGAL, from the coding sequence ATGAGGCTCGCCAGCGCCCGCCCGGTCACGCTGATCGGCGGCGCGCCGGCCGTCGCCCGGGCCGACCTGCAGCAGGCGCTGCGGCTTGCCCCGGTGGTGGCGGCCGCCGACAGCGGCGCCGACACCGCGCTGAGCCACGGGCTGATGCCGGCGGCGGTCTGGGGCGATTTCGACAGCATCTCGGCCCGTGCCCGGGCCGAGATCCCGGCCGAGAATCAGCACCCCATCGCCGAACAGGACAGCACCGATTTCGAGAAATGCCTGGCCCGGCTCGACACGCCCTTCGTCATCGCCTTGGGGTTCTCGGGCGCGCGCCACGACCATTTCCTCTCGGCGCTCGGCGTGCTCGCCCGCCGCATCGGCCCGCCCTGCCTGCTGATCGCCGGCGAGGACGTGATCACCCTTGCGCCGCCGCGCCTGACGCTGGACCTCGCGCCCGGCACGCGGGTCTCGCTTTTCCCGATGGGCCCGGCCTCGGGCCGCTCGACCGGGCTGAAATGGCCCATCGACGGGCTCGCCTTCGCGCCCACCGGCCGCAGCGGCACCTCGAACGAAGCCACCGGCCCGGTCACGCTGGAATGCGAGGGGCCGATGCTCCTGATCCTGCCGCGTTCCGAGCTTCCGGCGCTCGCAGGCGCTCTCTGA
- the alaS gene encoding alanine--tRNA ligase: MPSLNEIRSTFLNYFERNGHRVVDSSPLVPRNDPTLMFTNSGMVQFKNLFTGVETRDYKRATTAQKCVRAGGKHNDLDNVGYTARHHTFFEMLGNFSFGDYFKSDAIPFAWELLTKDFGIPGDKLLVTVYHTDDEAATIWKKVAGLTDDRIIRIPTDDNFWRMGPTGPCGPCTEIFYDHGDQIWGGPPGSADEDGDRFIEIWNLVFMQNEQFEDGSMRALDMQSIDTGMGLERIGALLQGKHDNYDTDLMRSLIEASAHATSAEPDGPGKVHHRVIADHLRSTSFLIADGVMPSNEGRGYVLRRIMRRAMRHAHMLGAKDPVMHRLVPALVREMGAAYPELGRAQALIEETLKLEETRFKQTLDRGLRLLDDELAKLPENANLPGEAAFKLYDTYGFPLDLTQDALREKGRAVDTAGFDAAMAEQKAKARAAWAGSGETKDAAIWFDIAEQHGATEFLGYDTEISEGQILALVQDGAAVDAAAEGQTVQIVVNQTPFYGESGGQVGDTGLIKTETGAARVTDTRKSGGVFIHIAEVTLGTIQRGQGAQLAVDHDRRSAIRANHSATHLLHEALRRALGEHVAQRGSLNAPDRLRFDFSHAKAMTAEELAQVEREVNDFIRQNSPVETRIMSPDDARALGAQALFGEKYGDEVRVVSMGELAGSGKGTGGQTYSLELCGGTHVARTGDIGMFALTAETASAAGIRRIEALTGQAAMEQLRRVDAELSEIAGILKAQSGDVVNKVRALAEERKALANEIAQLKRQLAMGGGGSEDGPREINGIKLIARRVEGVTGKELGPLVDEMKARLGSGAVVVLAEADGKATVAAGVTPDLTGRISAVELVQAATAALGGKGGGGRPDRAQGGAPSLAAADNAISAVETLIGEKA; this comes from the coding sequence ATGCCCAGCTTGAATGAGATCCGCTCAACCTTCCTGAACTATTTCGAACGCAACGGCCATCGCGTCGTCGACTCGAGCCCGCTGGTGCCGCGAAACGACCCGACCCTGATGTTCACCAATTCGGGCATGGTGCAGTTCAAGAACCTGTTCACCGGCGTCGAGACCCGCGATTACAAGCGCGCCACCACCGCGCAGAAATGCGTGCGTGCCGGCGGCAAGCACAACGACCTCGACAATGTCGGCTATACCGCGCGCCACCATACCTTCTTCGAGATGCTGGGGAATTTCAGCTTCGGCGACTATTTCAAGTCGGATGCCATCCCCTTTGCCTGGGAATTGCTGACCAAGGATTTCGGCATTCCCGGGGACAAGCTGCTGGTCACCGTCTATCACACCGACGACGAGGCCGCGACGATCTGGAAGAAGGTCGCGGGCCTGACCGACGACCGCATCATCCGCATCCCGACCGACGACAATTTCTGGCGCATGGGCCCCACCGGCCCCTGCGGCCCCTGCACCGAGATCTTCTACGACCACGGCGACCAGATCTGGGGCGGCCCGCCCGGCTCGGCCGATGAAGATGGCGACCGCTTCATCGAGATCTGGAACCTGGTCTTCATGCAGAACGAGCAGTTCGAGGACGGCTCGATGCGCGCGCTCGACATGCAGTCGATCGACACCGGCATGGGGCTGGAGCGGATCGGCGCGCTTCTGCAGGGCAAGCACGACAATTACGACACCGACCTGATGCGGTCGCTGATCGAGGCCAGCGCGCATGCGACCAGCGCCGAGCCGGACGGCCCCGGCAAGGTGCATCATCGGGTCATCGCCGACCATCTGCGTTCGACCAGCTTCCTGATCGCGGACGGGGTGATGCCCTCGAACGAGGGCCGCGGCTACGTGCTGCGCCGCATCATGCGCCGCGCCATGCGGCACGCGCATATGCTGGGCGCCAAGGATCCGGTGATGCATCGCCTGGTGCCGGCGCTGGTGCGCGAGATGGGCGCCGCCTATCCCGAACTCGGCCGCGCCCAGGCGCTGATCGAGGAGACGCTGAAGCTGGAGGAGACCCGCTTCAAGCAGACGCTCGACCGCGGCTTGCGGCTGCTGGACGACGAGCTGGCGAAGCTGCCCGAGAACGCGAACCTGCCGGGCGAGGCGGCGTTCAAGCTGTACGACACCTATGGCTTCCCGCTGGACCTGACCCAGGACGCGCTGCGCGAAAAGGGCCGCGCGGTCGATACCGCCGGCTTCGACGCCGCCATGGCCGAGCAGAAGGCCAAGGCCCGCGCCGCCTGGGCCGGCTCGGGCGAGACCAAGGATGCCGCGATCTGGTTCGACATCGCTGAACAGCACGGCGCCACCGAATTCCTCGGCTATGATACCGAGATCAGCGAGGGCCAGATCCTGGCGCTGGTGCAGGACGGTGCCGCGGTGGATGCGGCGGCCGAGGGCCAGACCGTGCAGATCGTGGTGAACCAGACGCCCTTTTACGGCGAATCCGGTGGCCAGGTCGGCGATACCGGCCTGATCAAGACCGAAACCGGCGCGGCGCGCGTCACCGATACCCGGAAGTCGGGCGGCGTCTTCATCCATATCGCCGAGGTGACGCTGGGCACGATCCAGCGCGGCCAGGGCGCGCAGCTTGCCGTCGATCACGACCGCCGCAGCGCCATCCGCGCCAACCATTCGGCCACGCATCTGCTGCACGAGGCGTTGCGCCGCGCCCTGGGCGAGCATGTCGCGCAGCGCGGCAGCCTGAACGCGCCGGACCGGCTGCGCTTCGACTTCAGCCATGCCAAGGCGATGACCGCCGAGGAACTGGCGCAGGTCGAACGCGAGGTGAACGACTTCATCCGCCAGAACAGCCCCGTCGAGACCCGGATCATGTCCCCCGACGATGCCCGCGCCCTAGGTGCGCAGGCGCTGTTCGGCGAGAAATACGGCGACGAGGTGCGCGTGGTCTCGATGGGCGAGCTGGCGGGCTCGGGCAAGGGCACCGGCGGCCAGACCTATTCGCTGGAGCTGTGCGGCGGCACCCATGTCGCGCGCACCGGCGATATCGGCATGTTCGCCCTGACCGCCGAAACCGCCTCGGCCGCCGGCATCCGCCGCATCGAGGCGCTGACCGGCCAGGCGGCGATGGAGCAATTGCGCCGCGTGGACGCCGAGCTTTCCGAGATCGCCGGCATCCTCAAGGCGCAATCGGGCGACGTGGTGAACAAGGTCCGCGCCCTGGCCGAGGAGCGCAAGGCGCTGGCCAACGAGATCGCGCAGCTCAAGCGCCAGCTGGCCATGGGCGGCGGCGGGTCCGAGGACGGGCCCAGAGAGATCAACGGCATCAAGCTGATCGCCCGCCGCGTCGAGGGCGTGACCGGCAAGGAACTGGGCCCGCTGGTCGACGAAATGAAGGCGCGGCTCGGCTCGGGCGCCGTGGTGGTGCTGGCCGAGGCGGATGGCAAGGCGACGGTGGCGGCGGGCGTGACCCCCGACCTGACCGGCCGGATCAGCGCCGTCGAACTGGTGCAGGCCGCGACCGCGGCGCTTGGCGGCAAGGGCGGCGGCGGCCGTCCCGACCGCGCCCAGGGCGGGGCGCCCAGCCTGGCCGCGGCGGACAACGCCATCTCGGCCGTCGAAACCCTGATCGGAGAGAAAGCATGA
- the recA gene encoding recombinase RecA, with amino-acid sequence MAGATLFDMNDKRSADKQKALDSALAQIERQFGKGSIMKLGADSPVAEIEATSTGSLGLDIALGIGGLPKGRIIEIFGPESSGKTTLTLHVVAEEQKKGGVCAFVDAEHALDPQYAKKLGVNLDELLISQPDTGEQALEIVDTLVRSGAVSLVVVDSVAALTPKSEIEGDMGDMQMGSQARLMSQAMRKLTASIGRSNCMVIFINQIRMKIGVMFGNPETTTGGNALKFYASVRLDIRRTGSIKDRDEVVGNATRVKVVKNKVAPPFRQVEFDIMYGEGISKVGELIDLGIKAGVVEKSGSWYSYGDERIGQGRENAKQFLRDNPDAAYAIEDKIRASHGLDFGATDDGDEALTED; translated from the coding sequence ATGGCAGGGGCAACACTTTTCGACATGAACGACAAGCGATCCGCAGACAAACAGAAGGCGCTGGACAGCGCCCTGGCCCAGATCGAACGGCAATTCGGCAAGGGCTCGATCATGAAGCTGGGCGCCGACAGCCCGGTGGCCGAGATCGAGGCGACCTCGACCGGCTCGCTGGGGCTCGACATCGCCCTGGGGATCGGCGGCCTGCCCAAGGGCCGGATCATTGAGATCTTCGGCCCGGAAAGCTCGGGCAAGACCACGCTGACGCTGCATGTCGTGGCCGAGGAGCAGAAGAAGGGCGGCGTCTGCGCCTTCGTCGATGCCGAACATGCGCTGGATCCGCAATATGCCAAGAAGCTGGGCGTGAACCTGGACGAGCTGCTGATCAGCCAGCCCGACACCGGCGAACAGGCACTGGAAATCGTGGATACGCTGGTGCGCTCGGGCGCGGTCAGCCTGGTCGTGGTCGATTCGGTGGCGGCACTGACCCCCAAGTCCGAGATCGAGGGCGACATGGGCGACATGCAGATGGGCAGCCAGGCCCGGCTGATGAGCCAGGCGATGCGCAAGCTGACCGCCAGCATCGGGCGCAGCAACTGCATGGTGATCTTCATCAACCAGATCCGCATGAAGATCGGCGTGATGTTCGGCAATCCGGAAACCACGACCGGCGGCAATGCGCTGAAATTCTATGCTTCGGTGCGCCTGGACATCCGCCGCACCGGCTCGATCAAGGACCGCGACGAGGTGGTCGGCAACGCCACCCGCGTCAAGGTGGTCAAGAACAAGGTCGCCCCGCCCTTCCGCCAGGTCGAATTCGACATCATGTATGGCGAGGGCATCTCGAAGGTCGGCGAACTGATCGATCTTGGCATCAAGGCCGGCGTGGTCGAGAAATCCGGCAGCTGGTATTCCTATGGTGACGAACGCATTGGCCAGGGCCGCGAGAATGCCAAGCAGTTCCTGCGCGACAATCCCGATGCCGCCTATGCCATCGAGGACAAGATCCGCGCCAGCCACGGCCTGGATTTCGGCGCCACGGACGATGGCGACGAGGCGTTGACCGAGGATTGA
- a CDS encoding RsmB/NOP family class I SAM-dependent RNA methyltransferase — MTPAARIDAATAILDQILAGQPAEAALLRWSRASRFAGSGDRTAVRDLVFDSLRRLRSRAALGGGRSGRGLMLGLCREEGIDPDTIFTGDRHAPPALSDAERAGGQAPDAEAALDLPGWILPAWRAALGPDAEAVALALRDRAPVWLRVNLHRAEPGAAVAALAGEGIAAEPHAELPSALRVIDGARRLAGSRAYRDGLVELQDLSPQMACALLPPRGSLLDFCAGGGGKALALAARGAGPVTAHDIDAGRMADLPARAGRAGLRIRIAAPGKVAGQYDTVVADVPCSGSGTWRRTPDAKWRLTPEDLQRLLALQARILDQAAGFVAPGGQLAYMTCSVLAAENEDQRTAFLARNPQFDEILQRRYSPLTASDGFYLALMRRR; from the coding sequence ATGACTCCAGCCGCCCGCATCGATGCGGCGACCGCCATCCTCGACCAGATCCTTGCCGGCCAGCCTGCCGAAGCCGCGCTGCTGCGCTGGTCGCGCGCCAGCCGCTTTGCCGGGTCCGGCGACCGGACAGCGGTGCGCGACCTGGTGTTCGACAGCCTGCGCCGGCTGCGCTCGCGCGCGGCCTTGGGCGGCGGGCGTTCCGGCCGCGGGCTGATGCTGGGCCTGTGCCGCGAGGAGGGGATCGACCCCGACACGATCTTCACCGGCGACCGGCACGCCCCGCCGGCGCTTTCGGACGCCGAACGCGCCGGCGGCCAGGCGCCGGATGCCGAGGCGGCGCTGGATCTGCCCGGCTGGATCCTGCCGGCCTGGCGGGCGGCGCTGGGGCCGGATGCGGAAGCCGTGGCGTTGGCGCTGCGCGATCGCGCGCCGGTCTGGCTGCGCGTCAACCTGCATCGCGCCGAACCCGGGGCGGCCGTGGCCGCGCTGGCCGGCGAAGGCATCGCGGCTGAGCCGCATGCCGAACTGCCCTCGGCGCTGCGCGTCATCGACGGCGCCCGGCGGTTGGCGGGATCGCGCGCCTATCGCGACGGTCTGGTCGAGCTGCAGGACCTGTCGCCGCAGATGGCCTGCGCCCTGTTGCCGCCACGCGGCAGCCTGCTGGATTTCTGCGCCGGCGGCGGCGGCAAGGCGCTGGCCTTGGCGGCGCGCGGGGCGGGGCCGGTGACCGCGCATGACATCGACGCCGGGCGCATGGCCGACCTGCCGGCCCGGGCCGGCAGGGCCGGGCTGCGCATCCGCATCGCCGCGCCGGGGAAGGTCGCCGGGCAATACGATACGGTCGTCGCCGATGTGCCCTGTTCGGGCAGCGGCACCTGGCGGCGGACCCCCGATGCGAAATGGCGCCTGACGCCCGAGGATCTGCAGCGCCTGCTGGCGCTGCAGGCCCGCATCCTCGACCAGGCCGCCGGCTTCGTCGCGCCCGGCGGGCAGCTGGCCTATATGACCTGCTCGGTACTTGCCGCCGAGAACGAGGACCAGAGGACCGCGTTCCTGGCCCGCAATCCGCAATTCGACGAGATCCTGCAGCGCCGCTATTCGCCGCTGACCGCCTCGGACGGCTTTTACCTCGCGCTGATGCGGCGCCGTTAA
- a CDS encoding DUF1330 domain-containing protein: MTALWIAHVTVTDPEAYGEYARLAGPAIAAHGGTFLARGSRYVQLEGKERARNVVARFPSVEDAVACYRSAEYQAALDHARDAAERDLVIVEENPA, translated from the coding sequence ATGACCGCTTTGTGGATCGCCCATGTGACCGTCACCGACCCCGAGGCCTATGGCGAATATGCCCGGCTGGCGGGGCCGGCGATCGCCGCGCATGGCGGCACCTTCCTGGCCCGCGGCTCGCGCTATGTGCAGCTCGAGGGCAAGGAGCGCGCCCGCAATGTCGTGGCGCGCTTCCCCAGCGTCGAGGATGCGGTGGCCTGCTACCGCTCGGCCGAATACCAGGCGGCGCTGGACCATGCCCGGGATGCGGCCGAGCGCGACCTTGTGATCGTGGAAGAGAATCCCGCCTGA
- a CDS encoding class II glutamine amidotransferase: MCRWAAYVGSPIYLEDVICRPGHSLVRQSHGATRCHTPVNADGFGIAWYGERDEPGLYRDIMPAWSDSNLRSLTATVQSHLFLAHVRASTGTATSRNNCHPFVVGRWSFMHNGQFGGYDSYRRHAEVLIPDELYPHRKGATDSEALFLMALGEGLEDDPAGAMARATAKFEALARQRGSAPHVRLTAAFSDGQRLYALRYASDDLAPSLFHRWSDTRGGRAVVSEPLESDETGWLEVPAQSFCVFDGAELAITPFQPEPLRSVA, from the coding sequence ATGTGCCGCTGGGCAGCCTATGTCGGCAGTCCGATCTATCTCGAGGACGTCATCTGCCGGCCCGGCCATTCGCTGGTCCGGCAAAGCCACGGGGCGACGCGCTGTCACACGCCGGTCAATGCCGACGGCTTCGGCATCGCCTGGTATGGCGAGCGCGACGAGCCCGGCCTTTACCGCGACATCATGCCGGCCTGGTCGGACAGCAACCTGCGCAGCCTGACCGCCACGGTGCAATCGCATCTGTTCTTGGCCCATGTGCGGGCCTCGACCGGCACGGCGACCAGCCGCAACAATTGCCATCCCTTCGTGGTCGGCCGCTGGAGCTTCATGCATAACGGCCAGTTCGGCGGCTATGACAGCTATCGCCGCCATGCCGAGGTGCTGATCCCGGATGAGCTTTACCCGCATCGCAAGGGCGCCACCGACAGCGAGGCGCTGTTCCTGATGGCCCTGGGCGAGGGGCTGGAGGACGACCCCGCCGGCGCCATGGCCCGCGCCACCGCGAAATTCGAGGCGCTGGCCCGACAAAGGGGCAGCGCCCCGCATGTGCGGCTGACGGCGGCCTTCTCGGACGGGCAAAGGCTTTATGCCCTGCGCTATGCCAGCGACGACCTCGCGCCGAGCCTGTTCCACCGCTGGTCCGATACGCGCGGCGGCCGGGCGGTGGTCTCGGAACCGCTGGAAAGCGACGAGACCGGCTGGCTGGAAGTGCCGGCGCAAAGTTTCTGTGTCTTCGACGGCGCCGAGTTGGCGATCACGCCCTTCCAGCCCGAGCCGCTGCGCAGCGTCGCCTGA
- a CDS encoding adenylosuccinate synthase, translating to MANVVVVGAQWGDEGKGKIVDWLSERADVIARFQGGHNAGHTLVIGNQVFKLSLLPSGIVRKGKMAVIGNGVVLDPWSLFAEIDKLAAQGVEISPENLMIAENTPLILPLHQDLDKLREEAAGASKIGTTGRGIGPAYEDKVGRRSIRVADLGDAETLESRLDRLLAHHDALRQGLGATPIDRAELRARLLDIAPKLLQYAQPVWKVMNDARKSGKRILFEGAQGSLLDIDFGTYPYVTSSTTMSGMAASGTGLGPSAIGFVLGIVKAYTTRVGEGPFPTELDDADGQRLGERGHEFGTVTGRKRRCGWFDAVLVRQTCAISGVDGIALTKLDVLDGFKTLKICTGYDVDGQHYDHLPTAAALQARAKPVYEEMEGWQDSTQGARSWADLPANAIKYVRRIEELIQCPVALLSTSPERDDTILVTDPFAD from the coding sequence ATGGCCAATGTGGTGGTCGTCGGCGCGCAATGGGGCGACGAGGGCAAGGGCAAGATCGTCGACTGGCTGTCGGAACGCGCCGATGTGATCGCGCGCTTCCAGGGCGGCCACAACGCCGGCCACACGCTGGTCATCGGCAACCAGGTCTTCAAGCTGTCGCTCTTGCCTTCGGGCATCGTGCGCAAGGGCAAGATGGCGGTCATCGGCAATGGCGTGGTGCTGGATCCCTGGTCGCTGTTCGCCGAAATCGACAAGCTGGCCGCCCAGGGCGTCGAGATCTCGCCGGAAAACCTGATGATCGCGGAAAACACCCCGCTGATCCTGCCGCTGCACCAGGATCTCGACAAGCTGCGCGAGGAAGCCGCCGGTGCCAGCAAGATCGGCACCACCGGCCGCGGCATCGGCCCGGCTTATGAGGACAAGGTCGGCCGCCGCAGCATCCGCGTCGCCGATCTGGGCGATGCCGAGACGCTGGAGTCCCGCCTTGACCGCCTGCTGGCGCATCACGACGCGCTGCGCCAGGGCCTGGGCGCCACGCCCATCGACCGGGCCGAGCTGCGCGCCAGGCTGCTGGACATCGCCCCGAAGCTCTTGCAATACGCCCAGCCGGTCTGGAAGGTGATGAACGACGCCCGCAAATCCGGCAAGCGCATCCTGTTCGAGGGCGCGCAGGGCAGCCTGCTGGACATCGACTTCGGCACCTATCCCTATGTGACCAGCTCGACCACCATGTCGGGCATGGCGGCCAGCGGCACCGGGCTCGGCCCCTCGGCCATCGGCTTCGTGCTGGGCATCGTCAAGGCCTATACCACCCGCGTCGGCGAAGGCCCGTTCCCGACCGAGCTGGACGATGCCGACGGCCAGCGCCTGGGCGAGCGCGGCCATGAATTCGGCACCGTCACCGGCCGCAAGCGCCGCTGCGGCTGGTTCGACGCGGTGCTGGTGCGCCAGACCTGCGCCATCTCGGGCGTGGACGGCATCGCGCTGACCAAGCTCGACGTGCTGGACGGCTTCAAGACCCTGAAGATCTGCACCGGCTACGATGTGGATGGCCAGCATTACGACCACCTGCCCACCGCCGCGGCGCTGCAGGCCCGCGCGAAACCCGTCTACGAGGAGATGGAGGGCTGGCAGGACTCGACGCAAGGCGCGCGCAGCTGGGCCGATCTGCCCGCCAATGCGATCAAATACGTCCGCCGCATCGAAGAGCTGATCCAGTGCCCCGTCGCGCTGCTCTCGACCTCGCCCGAGCGCGACGATACCATCCTGGTCACCGATCCCTTCGCGGACTGA
- a CDS encoding ATP-binding protein: MISERAEILRSAQILVPFLALPAVIGALWLALRPADAEAGIALLGFGAAAASWYLLGGAISARHLWRGLAIRRDLARVAPGVLGHDLPAFAVDPDGLVLAQNQLALDRLGDLVGRQVQDRLGRRHADPQAKWRELGISLARNGRLRADLGDFGEYVVTREAGAAVQLWQAALAERPAPPQAPSRTGGDDFDLLPVAVLVLDPAAGILRANAAACQLLGGEIAGQNLSALLDGLGRELGDWVADVCAGRTQGGTEVLHVKAEGPQRFVQVSLTRGRGDCVTAVLSDASALKTLEAQFVQSQKMQAIGQLAGGIAHDFNNLLTAITGHCDLLMLRHDKGDPDYADLDQISQNANRAAALVRQLLAFSRKQTLKPQIMDLRDTLSELTHLLNRLVGERIVLTFDHDPSLRMIRADRRQLEQVIMNLVVNARDAMPDGGDIAIGTDNVRLESSAGFGRATLPAGDYVRVQVRDQGCGIAADDLAKIFEPFFTTKRTGEGTGLGLSTAYGIVKQTGGYIFCDSTPGEGSCFSLFFPAHDRGEVAETPESPAAAGAIRARREVEATVLLVEDEAPVRAFASRALKLQGFNVLEAACAEDALSLLADQRLVVDVFVTDVVMPGMDGPAWVRTALRDRPDTRVIFMSGYAEDIFSEGRPPVPGAAFLSKPFSLSDLTALVTRQLERVER, encoded by the coding sequence ATGATTTCCGAACGGGCAGAGATCCTGCGTTCCGCGCAAATCCTGGTGCCTTTCCTGGCGCTGCCGGCGGTGATCGGCGCGCTCTGGCTGGCGCTGCGGCCGGCCGACGCGGAAGCCGGCATCGCGCTTCTGGGCTTCGGCGCGGCGGCGGCGTCCTGGTATCTGCTTGGCGGCGCCATCTCGGCCCGGCATCTGTGGCGGGGGCTGGCCATCCGCCGCGACCTGGCCCGGGTCGCGCCGGGGGTTCTGGGCCATGATCTTCCCGCCTTTGCCGTCGACCCCGACGGGTTGGTCCTGGCCCAGAATCAGCTGGCGCTGGACCGGCTGGGCGATCTGGTCGGCCGGCAGGTGCAGGACCGGCTGGGCCGCCGGCATGCCGATCCGCAGGCGAAATGGCGCGAGCTGGGTATCAGCCTGGCCCGGAACGGCCGCCTGCGCGCCGATCTGGGCGATTTCGGCGAATATGTCGTGACGCGCGAGGCCGGGGCGGCGGTGCAGCTCTGGCAGGCGGCGCTGGCCGAACGCCCGGCACCGCCGCAGGCCCCCTCCCGAACCGGGGGCGACGATTTCGACCTGCTGCCGGTCGCGGTGCTGGTGCTGGATCCCGCGGCCGGCATCCTGCGGGCCAATGCCGCCGCCTGCCAGTTGCTCGGCGGCGAGATTGCCGGCCAGAACCTGTCGGCCCTGTTGGACGGGCTGGGCCGCGAGCTCGGCGACTGGGTCGCGGATGTCTGCGCCGGCCGCACCCAGGGCGGCACCGAGGTGCTGCATGTCAAGGCCGAGGGGCCGCAGCGTTTCGTGCAGGTCTCGCTGACCCGGGGGCGGGGCGATTGCGTCACTGCGGTGCTGTCGGATGCCAGCGCGCTGAAAACGCTTGAGGCGCAGTTCGTGCAAAGCCAGAAGATGCAGGCGATCGGCCAGCTTGCCGGCGGAATCGCGCATGATTTCAACAACCTGCTGACGGCGATCACCGGCCATTGCGACCTGCTGATGCTGCGCCACGACAAGGGCGATCCCGATTACGCCGACCTGGACCAGATCAGCCAGAACGCCAACCGGGCGGCGGCACTGGTGCGGCAATTGCTGGCCTTTTCGCGCAAGCAGACGCTCAAGCCGCAGATCATGGACCTGCGCGACACCCTGTCCGAGCTGACGCATCTGCTGAACCGCCTGGTGGGCGAGCGGATCGTGCTGACCTTCGATCACGATCCCTCGCTGCGGATGATCCGCGCCGACCGGCGCCAGCTGGAACAGGTGATCATGAACCTGGTGGTGAATGCCCGCGATGCCATGCCGGATGGCGGCGACATCGCCATCGGCACCGACAATGTCCGGCTGGAGAGCTCGGCCGGATTCGGCCGCGCCACCCTGCCGGCCGGCGACTATGTGCGCGTGCAGGTCCGCGACCAGGGCTGCGGCATCGCCGCCGACGACCTGGCCAAGATCTTCGAGCCCTTCTTCACCACCAAGCGCACCGGCGAGGGGACGGGGCTCGGCCTCTCGACCGCCTATGGCATCGTGAAGCAGACCGGCGGCTACATTTTCTGCGACAGCACCCCGGGCGAGGGCAGCTGCTTTTCGCTGTTCTTTCCGGCGCATGATCGGGGCGAGGTGGCCGAGACGCCCGAATCGCCCGCCGCGGCCGGTGCGATCCGCGCCCGGCGCGAGGTCGAGGCCACCGTCCTGCTGGTCGAGGACGAGGCGCCGGTCCGCGCTTTCGCCAGCCGGGCGCTGAAACTGCAGGGCTTCAACGTGCTCGAGGCCGCCTGCGCCGAGGACGCGCTGTCGCTGCTGGCCGATCAGCGCCTTGTGGTGGATGTCTTCGTGACCGACGTGGTGATGCCGGGCATGGACGGTCCCGCCTGGGTGCGCACCGCGCTGCGCGACCGGCCGGACACCAGGGTGATCTTCATGTCGGGCTATGCCGAGGACATCTTCTCCGAGGGGCGGCCGCCGGTGCCGGGCGCGGCGTTCCTGTCGAAACCCTTTTCGCTGTCGGACCTGACGGCGCTGGTGACGCGGCAGCTTGAACGGGTCGAGCGCTAG
- a CDS encoding DUF2842 domain-containing protein produces MDLKTRKRWSLLILLVGLPLYIVVAVSLVNWMDRSWGRQPILVELAVYVVLGILWALPFRKVFTGIGKGE; encoded by the coding sequence ATGGACCTCAAGACGCGCAAACGCTGGTCGCTGCTGATCCTGCTGGTCGGGCTGCCGCTTTATATCGTGGTGGCGGTAAGCCTGGTGAACTGGATGGACCGGAGCTGGGGCCGCCAGCCGATCCTGGTCGAGCTTGCGGTCTATGTGGTCCTCGGCATCCTCTGGGCGCTGCCGTTCCGCAAGGTGTTCACCGGCATCGGCAAGGGCGAATGA